Proteins from one Apis cerana isolate GH-2021 linkage group LG11, AcerK_1.0, whole genome shotgun sequence genomic window:
- the LOC108002400 gene encoding activating signal cointegrator 1 complex subunit 3 isoform X3 — translation MSMGNINQSTDNFSMKYKNEATKLFKTEFDKAAYKENLKSYHTKNFADISLEKFEKIIITKLGSKNSENELVDLLGCESIEFIQYIIQHQKSIIALSSTPKIQKKCNIQGPVISGQVTVQSEKEKQLQKQIRKHEKKLNKTTKREGKGDLEENGFEPLELTLKKNEALIEMHTPIFKKSVNIDREKFPFVFDGNMNNRNTTGYVSKQKIMLPQNVVRKDTETFEEIFIPIPESQPLDVDYKPIMVSSLDDIGQMAFNGIESLNRIQSIVFDVAYHTNENLLICAPTGAGKTNVAMLTIVHQLKQHIEHGQLMKNQFKIIYITPMKALAAEMTANFSKKLHCLGISVRELTGDMQLTKSEIQQTQMIVTTPEKWDVVTRKGTGDISLTSIVKLLIIDEVHLLHGDRGPVVEALVARTLRQVESSQSMIRIVGLSATLPNYVDVARFLRVNSNIGLFYFDHRFRPVPLSQAFIGVKASSSLQEMNYMDNVCYNNVIDMVRQGYQVMVFVHARNATVRMANTLKDLAIKHGTLKLFIPEGIKTINKAFAKSRTKYLSELFNNGLSVHHAGLLRSERNLIEKYFADGLIKVLICTSTLAWGVNLPAHAVIIRGTEIYDAKHGSYIDLDILDVLQIFGRAGRPQFDVSGHAVIITSHNKLYHYLSLLTNQIPIESNFIKYLADNLNAEIALGTISNVEEAIKWLSYTYLFVRMKLNFHFYGIPYRIILEDQNLEQKRKELIDQAAKALDEAKMIRYNINTGDLSTTNLGRIASHFYLKYDTIKIFNTLLKPIMTEAEIFSMISYSQEFEQLKVRDDEMEELQYLFEEYCNITVQGGVENIYGKVNILLQTYLSHGRVNAFSLISDQAYIVQNAGRIFRALFEIMLGQNNAIMAGRLLEIAKVLEIQQWSDRSPLCQFSCLSLEIIDKIEQYDLTVQRLNNMNVKEIGDILRNQKEAILVKKCCKELPALEMESNLQPITRTVLRIHLKIYPQFHWNDNIHGKTSEPFWIWIEDPDNNFIYHHEYFTMTRKMVYNNLTQELVMTIPLHEPLPTQYIVRAISDRWLGSEYMLPLTFHDLILPEVYPPYTDLLEVQPLPVKALKEPLFEKLYKFSHFNPIQTQIFHCLYHTDNNVLLGAPTGSGKTIAAEIAMFRVFKQYPTQKIVYIAPLKALVRERMKDWKIRFEEQLGKKVIELTGDVSPDIKVIANANIIITTPEKWDGISRSWQTRLYVKNVALIIIDEIHLLGEDRGPVLEVIISRTNFISSHTLKKLRVIGLSTALANAVDLANWLGIKEMGLYNFRPSVRPVPLDIHITGFPGKNYCPRMATMNRPTFQAIKQHAPTSPTLVFVSSRRQTRLTALDLIAYLAGEDNPKQWLHMREEEMNNILSHIRDSNLKLTLAFGIGLHHAGFQERDRKIVEELFVNNKIQVLITTATLAWGVNFPAHLVVIKGTEYYDGKQHRYVDMPITDVLQMMGRAGRPQFDNSGVAVVLVHDLKKNYYKKFLHHPFPVESSLLAVLPDHINAEIVANTIKNKQELLDYLTWTYFFRRLMKNPRYYNLSILEPYAINQYLSSLVDKTLKVLIDSYCVAFDEEEQILYPLSMGKIASFYYLSHHTMLMFVQSLQESLTLEQCLHILCNSYEYNELPIRHNEELLNEELSKMCRYQVDNYSYNSPHTKAFLLLQAHFSRLPLPCVDYITDLKSVLDQAIRIIQAMIDAVADHGWLANTIMIMNVLQMIIQARWIDESAITTLPCVNSEHLELFSTLSLTLPELCFNMYNKDIRILKKILNKSFSQEQIYQIYQVIKEMPMLCIKLSLESYDEDNDDNKQKNQIFIPLKSDNLDYINIHKDQDYILNIIMKRKNKSNNLKAHCPLFQKGKDEGWFLILGNVSNKELLVLKRASAINEQRKYQLQFTAPSKLGQTTLTFYLISDCYIGLDQQYDIKINVIS, via the exons ATGTCTATGGGCAACATTAATCAAAGTACTGATAATTtctcaatgaaatataaaaatgaagctacaaaattatttaaaacagaa tttgATAAGGCAGCATATAAAGAAAACTTGAAATCATATCATACAAAGAACTTTGCAGATAtatctttagaaaaatttgagaagATCATAATTACTAAATTAGGTTCTAAAAATTCAGAGAACGAATTAGTTGATTTGTTAGGTTGTGAATctatagaatttattcaatatattattcaacatcaaaaaagtattatagcTTTAAGTTCTACTCcaaagatacaaaaaaaatgtaatattcaaGGACCTGTAATCAGTGGTCAAGTAACAGTTCaatctgaaaaagaaaaacaattacaaaaacaaatacggaaacatgaaaaaaaattaaataaaacgacTAAACGAGAAGGAAAGGGAGACTTGGAAGAAAATGGCTTTGAACCATTAGAAttgactttaaaaaaaaatgaagcatTAATAGAAATGCACAcacctatatttaaaaaaagtgtcAATAtagatcgagaaaaatttccttttgtaTTTGATGGTAATATGAACAATAGAAATACAACTGGTTATgtatcaaaacaaaaaataatgttaccGCAAAATGTTGTAAGGAAAGATACAGAaacatttgaagaaatttttatacctATTCCAGAATCTCAACCACTTGATGTAGATTATAAACCTATTATGGTATCTTCATTAGATGATATTGGACAAATGGCTTTTAATGGCATTGAATCATTAAATCGAATACAAAGTATTGTGTTTGATGTAGCATATCATACTaatgagaatttattaatttgtgcCCCAACAGGAGCTGGAAAGACTAATGTTGCTATGTTAACTATAGTACATCAATTGAAGCAACATATTGAACATGgtcaattaatgaaaaatcagttcaaaataatttatataactccAATGAAAGCTTTAGCAGCTGAAATGACAGCAAATTTTAGCAAAAAGCTTCATTGTCTTGGTATATCTGTTCGCGAGTTAACTGGAGATATGCAATTAACCAAATCGGAAATTCAACAAACACAAATGATTGTTACCACACCAGAAAAGTGGGATGTTGTTACTAGAAAAGGTACCGGAGATATTTCTCTCACAAGTATTGTAAAACTGTTAATTATCGATGAAGTACATTTGTTACATGGTGATAGAGGGCCTGTGGTTGAAGCCTTAGTTGCTCGAACTTTGAGACAAGTAGAATCTTCTCAAAGTATGATCAGAATTGTTGGCCTTTCTGCAACATTGCCAAATTATGTAGACGTTGCAAGATTTTTAAGAGTGAATTCAAACATAGGACtcttttattttgatcatCGATTTCGACCAGTACCACTTAGTCAAGCATTTATTGGTGTAAAAGCATCATCGTCATTACAAGAAATGAATTACATGGATAatgtatgttataataatgttatagaTATGGTACGTCAAGGATATCAAGTAATGGTATTTGTACATGCACGAAATGCTACTGTTAGAATGGCAAATACACTAAAAGATTTAGCAATAAAACATGGTacacttaaattatttatacctgaaggaataaaaactataaataaagcTTTTGCTAAATCACGTACGAAGTATTTaagtgaattatttaataatggatTATCAGTACATCATGCTGGCTTATTACGTTcagagagaaatttaattgaaaaatattttgcagatggtttaattaaagtattaatatgTACATCAACATTAGCTTGGGGTGTAAATCTGCCTGCCCATGCTGTTATTATAAGAGGAACAGAAATATATGACGCAAAACATGGTTCTTATATTGACTTAGATATATTAGatgttttacaaatttttggtCGTGCTGGTAGACCACAATTTGATGTATCTGGTCATGCTGTTATTATTACTtcccataataaattataccattatttatcattattaacaaATCAAATACCTATAGAAagcaatttcattaaatatttagctGATAATTTAAATGCTGAAATTGCATTAGGTACAATATCGAACGTGGAAGAAGCAATAAAATGGTTAAGCTACACTTATTTATTTGtccgaatgaaattaaattttcatttttatggaattccttatagaattattttggaagatcaaaatttagagcaaaaaagaaaagaattaatagatCAAGCAGCTAAAGCATTAGATGAAGCTAAAAtgattcgatataatataaatactggAGATTTGAGCACAACAAATTTAGGACGAATTGCGagtcatttttatcttaaatacgacactattaaaatttttaacacacTTCTAAAACCAATTATGACTGAAgcggaaatattttctatgataTCATATTCTCAAGAATTTGAACAATTAAAAGTGCGAGATGATGAAATGGaggaattacaatatttatttgaagaatattgtaatataacagTTCAAGGTGgtgttgaaaatatatatggtaaagttaatatattattacaaacgtATTTGTCACATGGTAGAGTTAATgcgttttcattaatttctgatCAAGCATATATTGTACAAAATGCAGGACGGATATTTCGAgcattgtttgaaattatgttAGGacaaaataatgcaataatgGCTGGTCGTTTATTAGAAATAGCAAAAGTACTCGAAATACAACAATGGAGTGATAGAAGTCCTCTATGtcaattttcttgtttatctttagaaattattgataagaTAGAACAATATGATTTGACAGttcaaagattaaataatatgaatgttAAAGAAATTGGAGATATTTTGCGTAATCAGAAAGAAGCAATATTGGTGAAAAAATGTTGCAAAGAATTACCTGCATTAGAAATGGAATCAAATTTACAACCTATTACTCGTACAGTTTTaagaatacatttaaaaatatatcctcaATTTCATTGGAATGATAACATTCATGGTAAAACTTCTGAACCTTTTTGGATATGGATAGAAGAtccagataataattttatttatcatcatgaatattttactatGACAAGAAAAATGGTTTACAATAATCTTACACAAGAACTTGTGATGACAATACCATTGCATGAACCATTGCCTACTCAATATATAGTAAGAGCAATAAGTGATCGCTGGTTGGGTTCTGAATATATGTTGCCTCTAACATTTCATGATTTAATCTTACCTGAAGTATATCCACCATATACTGATTTGTTAGAAGTACAACCTCTGCCAGTAAAAGCATTGAAAGAAccattatttgaaaaactttataaattttctcattttaatcCAATACAaacacaaatttttcattgtttatatCATACAGACAATAATGTCCTGTTAGGAGCTCCAACTGGTTCGGGAAAAACAATTGCTGCGGAAATTGCAATGTTTAgagtatttaaacaatatccaacgcaaaaaattgtatatattgcaCCATTGAAAGCTTTAGTGAGAGAACGAATGAAGGATTGGAAAATTAGATTTGAAGAACAATtaggaaaaaaagtaatagaaTTAACTGGAGATGTATCACCAGATATTAAAGTTATAgcaaatgcaaatattattataaccaCACCAGAAAAATGGGATGGTATTAGTAGAAGTTGGCAAACAAGACTTTATGTCAAAAATGTTGcacttattattatagatgaaatacatttattaggGGAAGATCGTGGACCAGTATTAGAAGTTATTATTTCAAgaactaattttatttctagtcatactttaaaaaaattaagagttATTGGACTTTCTACAGCATTAGCTAATGCAGTAGATTTAGCTAATTGGCTTGGTATTAAAGAAATGGGCCTTTATAATTTTCGTCCATCTGTACGACCTGTACCATTAGATATTCATATAACTGGATTTCCagggaaaaattattgtcCTCGAATGGCAACAATGAATAGACCAACTTTTCAAGCAATTAAACAACATGCTCCGACTAGTCCAACTTTAGTATTTGTTTCTTCACGTAGACAAACACGTTTAACTGCATTAGATTTGATTGCATATCTTGCAGGAGAAGATAATCCTAAGCAATGGTTACATatgagagaagaagaaatgaataatattctgAGTCATATACGAGATTCAAATTTGAAACTCACACTTGCTTTTGGAATTGGACTTCATCATGCAGGTTTTCAAGAAAGAGATCGAAAAATTGTCgaagaattatttgttaacaataaaattcag gTATTGATTACAACAGCTACTTTAGCTTGGGGAGTTAATTTTCCAGCTCATTTAGTTGTAATAAAAGGAACAGAATATTATGATGGTAAACAACACCGTTATGTAGACATGCCAATCACAGACGTACTACAAATGATGGGTCGTGCGGGAAGACCCCAGTTTGATAATTCAGGAGTAGCAGTAGTTTTAGtacacgatttaaaaaaaaattattataagaaatttttacatcatCCATTCCCAGTAGAATCAAGTTTATTAGCTGTTCTGCCAGATCATATAAATGCTGAAATTGTAGCCAatactattaaaaacaaacaagaattattagattatttaacatggacatatttttttagaagattaatgaaaaatcccagatattataatttaagtattttagaACCTTATGCTATTAATCAATACTTGTCTTCTTTAGTGGATAAGacattaaaagtattaatagaTTCATATTGTGTGGCGTTTGATGAG gaagaacaaattttatatccacTTTCAATGGGTAAAATAGCatcattttattacttatcgCATCATACTATGTTAATGTTTGTGCAATCATTACAAGAATCTCTTACATTGGAACAatgtttacatattttatgtaattcttatgaatataatgaattaccAATAAGACAcaatgaagaattattaaatga GGAATTAAGTAAAATGTGCCGTTATCAAGTAGATAATTACTCATATAATTCTCCTCATACCAAAGcatttttattacttcaaGCACATTTCTCAAGACTTCCCTTACCATGTGTAGATTACATTACTGATTTAAAATCAGTTCTTGATCAGGCAATTAGGATTATACaa gcaATGATAGATGCAGTTGCAGATCATGGATGGTTAGCAAATACAATTATGATAATGAATGTACTTCAAATGATTATTCAAGCTCGATGGATTGATGAATCAGCAATTACTACATTGCCATGTGTAAATTCAGaacatttagaattattttcaacattatCGCTTACTCTTCCTGAATTATGtttcaatatgtataataaagatattagaatacttaaaaaaatacttaataaaagtttttcgcAAGAACAAATATATCAG atatatcaaGTGATAAAAGAAATGCCAATGCTCTGCATTAAGTTAAGCTTAGAAAGTTATGATGaagataatgatgataataaacaaaaaaatcaaatatttatacctctaaaatctgataatttggattatataaatattcacaagGATCAAGATTAcatactaaatattataatgaaaagaaaaaataaatctaataatttaaaagcacATTGTCCTTTGTTTCAAAAAGGAAAGGATGAAGGttggtttttaattttaggtaatgtttctaataaagaattattagttCTAAAACGAGCATCTGCAATAAATGAACAACGGAAATATCAGTTACAATTCACAGCTCCATCAAAACtag gacaAACAACTCTAAcgttttatttgatttccGATTGTTACATAGGACTGGATCAacagtatgatataaaaataaatgtaatatcttaa